CCGAGAGGCTGTGGAGCAACATCGTCGAGCTCGGCCCCCGGCGCCTCGCCGCGCTCGGGCTGATCGGTCTCGTGGTCTTCCTGGCGGTGGGCTTGGGCGCCTACTACCTGAGCCGGCCGGCGCAGGAGACGCTCTATACCGGCCTCTCGCGCGAGGACGTCGCCCGCATCGGCGGCGTTCTCAAGGATGCGGGCATCCGCTTCGACGTCAGCGCCGACGGCGCCGCCGTGATGGTGCCCTACGGCAATACCGCGCAGGCCCGCATGCTGCTCGCCGAGAAGGGCCTGCCGCAGAGCTCGAAGTCGGGCTACGAGCTGTTCAACGACCTCGGCTCCCTCGGCATGACCTCGTTCATGCAGGAGGTGACCCGGGTCCGCGCCCTCGAGGGCGAGATCGCCCGCACGATCCAGGGCATGAAGGGCGTGCGCGCGGCGCGGGTCCACATCGTGCTGCCCGAGCGCGGCTCGTTCCGGCGCGACCAGCAGCCGCCCTCCGCCTCCGTGGTGGTGCGGACCGAGCCCGCCGACGACCGCAGCGGCGCCCAGGCGATCCGCCAGCTCGTCGCCTCGGCGATCCCCGGCATGAAGCCCGACCGGGTCACGGTGATCGGCGCCGACGGCACCCTGCTCCTGTCGGGCGACGACGGCGGCCAGGCGCCGACCGGCAAGATGGCGAGCCTCGAGAAGGATGTCAGCCGCGAGGTCCAGGACCGGATCCGCCGGGCGCTCGCGGCCTGGCTCGGCATCGGCAACTTCGAGGTCAGCGTCGCGGCCCAGCTCAACACCGACAAGACCTCGACCAACGAGACGATCTTCAACCCAGACCAGCAGGTCGCCCGCTCGGTCCGCTCGGTGCGCGAGAACGAGAACAGCCAGAACCGCAGCGCCCAGCGGCCGACCAGCGCGCAAGCGAACCTGCCCGACCAGCGCACCCGCTCGGACGGCAACGACACCGCCAGCAACGAGACCTCCAAGAAGGAGGACCTGACCAACTACGAGATCTCCCAGAAGGTGATCCAGACGGTGAGCGACGGCTACGCGGTCAAGCACCTCTCGGTGGCGGTGCTGGTCAACCGCTCGCGCCTGGCGAACGGCCAGCAGGGCCAGGAGGCCGCGGCGGCGGTCGAGAAGCAGATCGCCGAGATCGAGCAGCTCGTCGCCTCGGCGGCCGGCGCCAGCAAGGAGCGCGGCGACACGATCAAGGTCGCGGCGGTCGGCTTCATCAACGACGGCCAGGCGCTCGAGCCGGTGCCGCCGCTCAGCATCGCCGACGTGATGGTGCGCCAGTCCGCGACCCTCATCAACGCGGCCACCATCCTGGTGGTGGCGGGCCTGCTGATCTGGTTCGGCCTGCGCCCGGCGCTCCGCGCCATCCTGGCGGTGCCGGAGGCGGCCCAGACCGAGCTCGCGGCGCTGGACGCGGCCGGCGCCGCCGCGGCCCTGCCGGGGGCGATCGAGGCCGGCGCCCTGCCGGCGCCGGGCGCCGTGCCGGTCGTCCCCGGCCAGCCGGCCCTCGCCGGCCCCGACGGGATGCCCGCCATGGCCAGCCTGATCGAGGACATGGCCGAGAAGGCCAGGAACTCGCCGCAGAAGCGGCTGGAGCAGATGATCGACGTCGACGAGGAGCAGGTCGCCGCCATCCTCAAGCGCTGGCTGCTGCGTGAGGAGCCGGCGTGATGGACGCGGTGATCGCCCGCTACCTGCCGGACTTCGCCCCGGGCCCCGTGCCGCCGCAGGCCGCCGCGCCGGACGCCTTCGGCGACCCTTGGGCCGGCCTCGCCCGCGCCCCGCGCCGGCCGCTCCCGCCGCCGGCGGGCCCGATCCCGGGCGTCCCGTCCGCCGATCCCTCCCGGGCCGCCCCGGCGCGGGCGGTCCCCGTCCCGGCGGTCCCGTTCCCCCCGGTCGAGGCGCCGGACGCCATCCGGGTCGAGCCGATCCGGGCCGAGCCCTTACGCTCCGAGCCCTTGCGCCCCGAGCCCTTGCGCCCCGAGCCCTTGCGCCCCGAGCCCTTGCGGCCGGCCGCCCGGCGCGAGACGTCCGAGGAGCGCGCCGCGCTGATGGCCGAGGCCGAGGAGCGCGGCCGGCAGCAGGGCCTGGCCGAGGCCCGCGCCGAGGCCGAGGTCGCCCGCGCGCGGGCCGAGGAGGAGGCCCGGGCCCGCCTCGACGAGGCGCGCCGGCACTGGAGTGCGGCCGAGGCCGAGGCCCTGGCCGACGGGTTCTCGGCGGCGCTCCGCGCCCTCGACGCGACCCTGTCCGACCGGATCGCCCGGCTGCTCGTGCCGGTGCTGACCGATGCGTTGCGCCGCCAGGCGGTGGCCGAGCTGAGCGCCGCCCTGACGCGGCTCCTCGCCGAGCCGCAGGCCGCCACCGTCCGGGTGAGCGGGCCGGAGGACCTGCTGGCGGCGCTCGCCGCTCGGCTCGGGCCGCTCTCGGCCGCGGTGTCGTTCGCGCCGGCCGAGATCGCCGAGGTGCAGGTGAGCGCCGACCAGACCGTGATCGACACCCAGCTCGGCGCCTGGACGCGCCTCATCGCGGCGGCGGTGGCGGAGACCTGAGATGTCCGAGGGCCATCAGGAAATCATCATCATCAAGCGCCACGGCGACCACGAGGACGGCCATCACGGCGGTGCGTGGAAGATCGCGCTCGCCGACTTCATGACCGCCATGATGGCGCTGTTCCTGGTGATGTGGCTGATCAACTCGACCAGCAAGGAGCAGAAGCAGACCATCGCCGAGTACTTCAACCCGGTGAAGCTCGCCGAGGTCACCCACGACAAGAAGGGTCTTCGCGATCCCCACGACACCCCCTCCGAGCCCGGCGCCGAGGGCGGCAAGGCCGAGGGCAGGGGCGGCGAAGGCAAGGGGGACGGCAAGGGCGAGGGCAAGGCCGGCGACAAGGCCGGCGAGGCCGCGCCGGGCAGCCGGGCGCGGGAATCGGCCCTGTTCCAGGACCCCTACGCGGTGCTGGCGCGGCTGGCCGCCGAGGGCGAGCGCGGCGACACCGCGAGCGCCGACGCGGCGGCGGTTGAGACCGGCCAGCCGGGCATCAGCGGCGGCGACGCGGCGCGCGACCCGTTCGACCCGCTCTACTGGCAGGTCGAGGCCCTGCCGCGCCACCGCACCGAGCGCCCCGGCAAGGTCGGCACCGCGGTGACGGCCCCGTCCGAGAATCGCCTCGACGCTGCCGGGCAAGTGGCCGGGCAAGTGGCCGGGCAAGTCGCCGGGCAAGTGGCCTCGGCGGGCAAGGCGCGCGATCCGAAGGACGCGCCCACCCGCGTCGCCTCGGCCGACGACGGGCTGCCGCTCACCCTGCGGGATCCGGTCAAGGACGCCGCGGCGAAGGACGCGGCGCCGAAAGCGGCCGCCCTCAAGGAGCCGGCGCCCAGGGAGGCTCCGAAGGACGCCGCCAAAGACCCTGCCAAGGATCCCGGCAAGGATTCCGCAAAGGATCCCGGCAGGGAGAAGGCGGCCGAGACCGCCGCGGTCGCCGCGATGAAGGCCGAGATCGCCAAGGCGGTGGCGCCGCTCGCCACCGGCACGCCGGTTCCCAAGGTCGAGGTGCGCCGCTCCGGCGAGGGCATCCTGATCAGCATCACCGACGAGATCGACTTCAGCATGTTCGGCATCGGCTCGGCCGAGCCGACCGCGAAGGTGGTGCGGGCGATCGAGAAGATCGCCAAGGTGATCAACGCCCGGCCGGGCCGCATCGTGGTCCGCGGCCATACCGACGGGCGGCCGTTCCGCTCCGAGACCTACGACAACTGGCGCCTCTCGAGCGCCCGGGCGCAGATGGCCTCCTACATGCTGGTGCGCGGCGGCGTCGACGAGTCCCGGATCGAGCGCATCGAGGGCTACGCCGACCGCCAGCCGCGCAACCCCGCCGACCCGAAGGCGGCGGAGAACCGGCGCATCGAGATCCTGGTGCGGGGGCTGCCCGAATGAGCCGCCGCCTCGGCGTCGGCCTCGTGCTGGCCGGATTCCTCCTCGCGCTGCTCCCGGCGGCCCTGCCGGCCCGCGCCGGCGGCGACGGCCACGCCGCGCCGGCCGCCGACGCGCATGGCGGCGGACACGGCGGGGGAGGGGGCCACGGCGAGCCGGCAAAGCCCGTCGAGCCGCTGCCGGTGGCGCCCCGCGGCCTGCCGGTCGAGCTGGTGCGCACGCTCCAGCTCCTGCAGGACCGCATCGCCCGCGGCTCGACCCAGGCCCACCTCGCCCAGCGCCAGCTCCTCGGCCACATCGAGCAGCGCCTGCTCGCCCTCGAGCCCGAGGCGTGGACGAACCCCGAGAACGTGCGGGCGGCGGTGGTCTTCGCGCTCAGCGGCGGCGGTCCGACGCTGCTGCGGCGGATGCGCGAGACCGCGAAGCTGCCGGAGGACGGCGCCGCCCTGGTCCAGGGCGCGCTCGCCTATCTCGAGGGCCGCGAGCGCGAGGCCAGGACCCTGCTCGGCCGCTTCGATCCCCGCACGCAACCCCCCGGCCTCGCCGGCCAGCTCGCCCTGACCCAGGCGGCGCTCGCCGTGCGCGAGGCGCCGCGCCGGGCGATCGAGCTTCTCGACCTCGCCCGGCTGCTGGCGCCCGGCACCCTGGTGGAGGAGGGCGCGCTGCGCCGCGAGATCTTCATCCACGCGCAGGGCGGCGACGCGCAGCGCTTCGAGGCCCTGTCGGTCCAGTACCTGCGGCGGTTCCGCCGCTCGGTCTATGCCGGCAACTTCCGCCAGCGCTTCGCCACGGCGCTGACCCGGCTCGATTTCGGCAGCGACCGCGCCCGCGTCGCCCGGCTCGAGCGGATGCTCGACGAGATCGAGCCGGGGGAGCGGCGCGACCTCTACCTGCTGGTCGCCCGGGCCGGTCTCGAGCAGGGCCGGCGCGAGACCGCGACCTTCGCGGCCGAGCGGGCGCTCAGCCTCGCCGGCCCCGACAGCGAGGCCGCTGCGCGTGCCCGGCTCTACCGCGCGGCCGCCCTCATCGTGGTGGACGGACGCTACGAGGAGGGCCTCGAATCCCTGCGCGCCGTCGACCGGGCCGGGCTCGACCCGGCCGACCTCTCCCTCCTCGACGCGGCGCTCTCCACCGCCGGCCAGATCCGCGGCGGGCCTGCGCCCGCGCCCACCGCAGCCCCGGTCGCGCCCGCCGCCCCGCCCGCAGGCGGGCGCCAGCTTCCCGAAGCCGCATCGATCGCCCGGGCGCGGGAGGCGCTCGCGCAGGTCGACCGGATGATCGACAGGACCGACCCGTGACACCCCTCGACGCGATGCTGCCGGGCCCGCGGCCGCGCCTCGACGGCGCCCCCAAACCCGGTGACCCGGCCCGCCCCGGTGCCGGCCCCGGCTTCGACGCCGTGCTCGAAGGCTTCGAGGGCCGCGGATCCGCCGCCCGGCAGGCCGGGACGCCTGCGCCGGAGGCCGGGGCGGCCCCGGAGGAGCCGGCCCCGCGCACCGACGCGGCCCCGCGCGCCGCGACCCTGGGCGCGCTCCTCGCCGGCTCGCCCCCCGCCGCGCCCGTCCGACCGGGCGGAGCCGACATCGCCGCCCTGATGGAGCGGGCCGCCGGCCGCGCGACCGCGCCGGGCCCGACCGACGCCGCGACGGCCTCGGTGCCCGAGGGCGACGCCCCGGCCGGGCCACCCGCAGGGGCTCCCCCGGCCGCCGCGGCGCCCAGTCCGATCCCGCCGCACCCCGAGGCGTTCGCCATCCGGTCGCAGACGGTTGCGGCGGCGCGCGCGCTCCCGCCGCGGGAGGCCGCGCCGCCTCCGGTCGCGCCGTCGCGCGCCGCGTCGGCGACGCAGGCGCCGGTCGCGGCCGAGGACGCCGCTCCCGAGAAGGACGCGACCCCCGCGACCGAGGCCGAGCCGGCACCCGCCCCGTCCGGCGTCGCTCCGTTCGCGGCGGTGCCGTGGCCGGTCCGCAGCGACGCCGCGATCCAGCCGCTCCCGGCGGCGACACCCGGGCCCTCCACCCCGATTCCGGCGGCGACGCGGAGCGTCCGGTTCGTCGCGGACCCGGCACCCGCCGGTCCGCATCCCGACCGCGCCGCCGCGGCGCGGCCGGTCGCGGCCGTGGTCGCGCAGGAAACGCATTTCGCCCCGGTCGCGGCGCCGACCGGCCGCACGGCTCCGGCCGCCGCAGGCGAACCGGCCGCCTTCGGGGGGACCGCACCGGCCGCGGGCCGGCCGGCTCCCGCCATGCCCGAGGCCTCGTCGCTCGGCGTCTCCGGCCCCGCGGTGGCTGCCGGGCGCGCGACCCCGCCGGGGAATAGCCGTCTCGCGGCGGCGTCGAGTGCTGCCCCGCCGTCCCCGCTCGCCCCGAGCGAGGCCGACGGCGGCCCGGTTCGGCCCGGCGCGCAGCCCGCCGTACCGCTGCGGCAGCCTCTCCCCGCGCCGGCCCGCGTCGCGACGGCGTCCGGCCCCGCCGCTCCGGCAGGCGTCCCGTCATCCGGTCGCCCGGCCCCCGTCGATCCCGCGCCCTTGCCCGGGGACGCCCGGCTCCCGGCGGCGGCGGCCTCCGCCCGGCCGTCGCTGATCGCCTCGGGCGAGCCGGACGGCACCCCGGCCCCGGTCGTCGCGGCCCCTGCCGCACCGCTGCCGCAGCCTCTTGCCCGGCCGGCCTCCGCCGCCCCGGGAGCGGGCGCTGCTTCGCCGCTATCCCCGCCCGGTACGGGCGCGCCGGCACCAGGCCCGGCCATTCAGCACCTCTCGTCATCCGATCGCGCGGCCGCCCCCGAACGTCCATCCGGGGATGCAGGCTCGGCGGCCCCGGGCTCCGCCCCGCCATCCGCGATCGCCTCGGGCGAGCCGGACGGCGCCCCGGCTCGGGTCGCCGTGGTTCCCGCCGCGCCGGCGCCGCAGCCGCTTGCCCAGCAGCCGCTCGCCCAGCCGGCCCGCGCCACTCCGCTCCCGGCCGCCTCCCTATCCCAGCCGCCCGCCGCGGCGAGCGTGTCCCTGCCGGGCACGAGCCCGACGGCGTCGCCCCCCGCCGCTCCGGGTGAGCCCCCGTCTTCCGGTCGCGGCCCCGCCGTGACGCCGGACATCGCCGTCGACCGTCCGGCCCCCGCCGCGCCGGCACGCACGCCCGAGCCGCCGCACCGGAACGACGGCGAGCGCCCGGCCCCCTCGAACGCCAGGCTCCAGTCGGAGGCCAGGCTCCAGCCCGAGGCCAAGCCGGTCGCCCCCGGGGAACACCCGGCCGACGGGGCGGAGCCGGCCGCACCCGGGCCGGCCGCGACCGCCTCCGGGCTGGCCCCGGCGGCGCTGCCGCCCGCCACCCTGCGCCAGATCGCCGACGCGGTGACGGCCGGGGCCCCGCCGCCGCCGGATTCCGCCGCGATCCGGGCCGGAGCCTCCGCGGCGGCCCTCGCCGCCGCCGCCCAGGCGGAGGGGCCGGTGCGGCTCCTCACGCTGCAGCTGCGTCCGGCCGAGCTCGGCCAGGTACTGGTCCGGATGCGGCTCCAGGACGGTCGCCTCGAGATGAGCCTGCGCGCGGAGCGCGAGGAGACGGCCGAGCTCCTGCGGCGCGACGGCGGCCTCCTGACCGCTCTCGTGCGCGAGGCCGGCTACCAGCCCGACCTCGTCACGGTCCAGGTCGGCCGGGTGCCGGGCCAGGACGCGCCCGGCCAGACGTCGCCGGGACAGAGCGCCTCGCCGCAGGGCGGCCAATCCCCGTCGGCCTTCGCCGGCGGCCAGCAGCAGGGCGGCGCGACTCCGGATCAGCCGGCCCGCCGCACCCCCGACGCGCCTGAGGAAGGCGGGCGCCGGACCATGGAGCAGAGAGATGAAGCCCATCCTGGCGATCGCGACGGCGGCGGCCTGTACCTTTAGCGCCGTCGCCGGGGCCCACGCCGCTGCCACGGTCTCGGGCGCCGCCAAGGCGCCGCTGCCCGCG
The sequence above is drawn from the Methylobacterium terrae genome and encodes:
- the fliF gene encoding flagellar basal-body MS-ring/collar protein FliF; this translates as MSGREQAERLWSNIVELGPRRLAALGLIGLVVFLAVGLGAYYLSRPAQETLYTGLSREDVARIGGVLKDAGIRFDVSADGAAVMVPYGNTAQARMLLAEKGLPQSSKSGYELFNDLGSLGMTSFMQEVTRVRALEGEIARTIQGMKGVRAARVHIVLPERGSFRRDQQPPSASVVVRTEPADDRSGAQAIRQLVASAIPGMKPDRVTVIGADGTLLLSGDDGGQAPTGKMASLEKDVSREVQDRIRRALAAWLGIGNFEVSVAAQLNTDKTSTNETIFNPDQQVARSVRSVRENENSQNRSAQRPTSAQANLPDQRTRSDGNDTASNETSKKEDLTNYEISQKVIQTVSDGYAVKHLSVAVLVNRSRLANGQQGQEAAAAVEKQIAEIEQLVASAAGASKERGDTIKVAAVGFINDGQALEPVPPLSIADVMVRQSATLINAATILVVAGLLIWFGLRPALRAILAVPEAAQTELAALDAAGAAAALPGAIEAGALPAPGAVPVVPGQPALAGPDGMPAMASLIEDMAEKARNSPQKRLEQMIDVDEEQVAAILKRWLLREEPA
- a CDS encoding MotB family protein — translated: MSEGHQEIIIIKRHGDHEDGHHGGAWKIALADFMTAMMALFLVMWLINSTSKEQKQTIAEYFNPVKLAEVTHDKKGLRDPHDTPSEPGAEGGKAEGRGGEGKGDGKGEGKAGDKAGEAAPGSRARESALFQDPYAVLARLAAEGERGDTASADAAAVETGQPGISGGDAARDPFDPLYWQVEALPRHRTERPGKVGTAVTAPSENRLDAAGQVAGQVAGQVAGQVASAGKARDPKDAPTRVASADDGLPLTLRDPVKDAAAKDAAPKAAALKEPAPREAPKDAAKDPAKDPGKDSAKDPGREKAAETAAVAAMKAEIAKAVAPLATGTPVPKVEVRRSGEGILISITDEIDFSMFGIGSAEPTAKVVRAIEKIAKVINARPGRIVVRGHTDGRPFRSETYDNWRLSSARAQMASYMLVRGGVDESRIERIEGYADRQPRNPADPKAAENRRIEILVRGLPE
- a CDS encoding chemotaxis protein MotC, which gives rise to MSRRLGVGLVLAGFLLALLPAALPARAGGDGHAAPAADAHGGGHGGGGGHGEPAKPVEPLPVAPRGLPVELVRTLQLLQDRIARGSTQAHLAQRQLLGHIEQRLLALEPEAWTNPENVRAAVVFALSGGGPTLLRRMRETAKLPEDGAALVQGALAYLEGREREARTLLGRFDPRTQPPGLAGQLALTQAALAVREAPRRAIELLDLARLLAPGTLVEEGALRREIFIHAQGGDAQRFEALSVQYLRRFRRSVYAGNFRQRFATALTRLDFGSDRARVARLERMLDEIEPGERRDLYLLVARAGLEQGRRETATFAAERALSLAGPDSEAAARARLYRAAALIVVDGRYEEGLESLRAVDRAGLDPADLSLLDAALSTAGQIRGGPAPAPTAAPVAPAAPPAGGRQLPEAASIARAREALAQVDRMIDRTDP
- a CDS encoding flagellar hook-length control protein FliK is translated as MTPLDAMLPGPRPRLDGAPKPGDPARPGAGPGFDAVLEGFEGRGSAARQAGTPAPEAGAAPEEPAPRTDAAPRAATLGALLAGSPPAAPVRPGGADIAALMERAAGRATAPGPTDAATASVPEGDAPAGPPAGAPPAAAAPSPIPPHPEAFAIRSQTVAAARALPPREAAPPPVAPSRAASATQAPVAAEDAAPEKDATPATEAEPAPAPSGVAPFAAVPWPVRSDAAIQPLPAATPGPSTPIPAATRSVRFVADPAPAGPHPDRAAAARPVAAVVAQETHFAPVAAPTGRTAPAAAGEPAAFGGTAPAAGRPAPAMPEASSLGVSGPAVAAGRATPPGNSRLAAASSAAPPSPLAPSEADGGPVRPGAQPAVPLRQPLPAPARVATASGPAAPAGVPSSGRPAPVDPAPLPGDARLPAAAASARPSLIASGEPDGTPAPVVAAPAAPLPQPLARPASAAPGAGAASPLSPPGTGAPAPGPAIQHLSSSDRAAAPERPSGDAGSAAPGSAPPSAIASGEPDGAPARVAVVPAAPAPQPLAQQPLAQPARATPLPAASLSQPPAAASVSLPGTSPTASPPAAPGEPPSSGRGPAVTPDIAVDRPAPAAPARTPEPPHRNDGERPAPSNARLQSEARLQPEAKPVAPGEHPADGAEPAAPGPAATASGLAPAALPPATLRQIADAVTAGAPPPPDSAAIRAGASAAALAAAAQAEGPVRLLTLQLRPAELGQVLVRMRLQDGRLEMSLRAEREETAELLRRDGGLLTALVREAGYQPDLVTVQVGRVPGQDAPGQTSPGQSASPQGGQSPSAFAGGQQQGGATPDQPARRTPDAPEEGGRRTMEQRDEAHPGDRDGGGLYL